A genomic window from Candidatus Cloacimonadota bacterium includes:
- a CDS encoding competence protein ComEA, whose protein sequence is MKNFLKNFLTEDEQKILIFIIFLAVLGLALKFIGIEQENDSLSADSLNFEKDFEIKYDLNSATKEELISIPGIGEKKAGDIISYRENSGFEAKEDLMKVKGIGKATFKKIESYFYEFGRVSNPLEKVESIKEGTVTEDKELPEIKKVNINTADLEEFTILKGIGPKKAERIIEYRKEIGEFTDINQLLEVKGIGEKTLEKIKEMITLGEE, encoded by the coding sequence TTTTTTGGCTGTATTAGGATTGGCTCTGAAATTCATAGGAATCGAACAGGAAAATGATTCGCTCTCAGCTGACAGTTTGAACTTCGAAAAAGATTTTGAAATCAAATATGATCTTAATTCAGCAACCAAAGAAGAATTAATATCAATTCCCGGGATTGGAGAAAAGAAAGCGGGAGATATAATTTCTTATCGTGAAAATTCAGGTTTCGAAGCAAAAGAAGATCTGATGAAAGTTAAAGGAATCGGAAAAGCAACTTTTAAGAAAATCGAAAGCTATTTTTATGAGTTCGGTCGTGTCAGTAATCCTTTAGAAAAGGTTGAATCAATAAAAGAAGGAACTGTGACGGAAGATAAAGAACTACCTGAAATCAAAAAAGTTAATATCAATACTGCAGACCTGGAAGAATTCACGATCCTGAAAGGTATTGGTCCCAAAAAAGCAGAACGGATAATTGAATATAGAAAAGAAATTGGAGAATTTACAGATATAAATCAGCTGTTGGAAGTAAAGGGTATTGGTGAAAAAACTTTGGAAAAGATCAAAGAAATGATTACTCTCGGGGAAGAATAA